A region of the Apium graveolens cultivar Ventura chromosome 6, ASM990537v1, whole genome shotgun sequence genome:
CGGTTCATTCCTCATTTGTACCCACATCGCCGAGAGTTTCAGTTCCCGGCAAATATTCCGGCGAGAAGAGTAAATCATCGCCGGCAATCTCGCTGCATTTTCACGTCAATCAAACTCCAATTCGCCGAGTTTCGTCGGAGTCTGATCTCAAGCTTTCCGGCAATTTCGCGAAGCTTACACGTGAGAGATCGCAGTCTTTTCCGGCGATTATACCGGAAGAAGACTATTTCTCCGATGGAGGAGCGTTGACTTTGACTGAAAACGGATTCAATCACGAAAATTACACGCCGGTGGATGAGTCAGCGTTTTCCGGTGACGGAATCGGAAAAGGAAGAGCGTTTGGTGGAGGCAGAGGCGGTTATGGTTTCGGAAGCGGTGGTGGAAACTCTGATCGGAAAGACATCGGAGCTTATTATCAGGAAATGTTGAAGTCTGATCCGATGAATTCGCTGCTTCTGAGAAACTACGGCAAGTTTTTGCACGAGGTAAATTCTTTCTTTTTTAAGTTGTTAATAACTAATTACATTTAGAAGCTCGATCATTCGATAAATGAATAAtcttttcaaatgatttttttaaataattttttttgtgtCCCCGTATTTTTAATAtcgataaatgaataaaattttatGATATCCGTACTGGCGGTATTAGTTTAAATTATCGATTTAGGATTTTAAGCGGGAAAGCACAGTTGAATTATTATT
Encoded here:
- the LOC141663608 gene encoding uncharacterized protein LOC141663608; protein product: MKSSLIRTGSSGSLPVHSSFVPTSPRVSVPGKYSGEKSKSSPAISLHFHVNQTPIRRVSSESDLKLSGNFAKLTRERSQSFPAIIPEEDYFSDGGALTLTENGFNHENYTPVDESAFSGDGIGKGRAFGGGRGGYGFGSGGGNSDRKDIGAYYQEMLKSDPMNSLLLRNYGKFLHEVEGDSVKAEECYGRAILASPGDGEVLSLYGKFIWETQRDGDRAKSYFSQAVQASPEDSMVMGSYAQFMWEAEDDEEDEGDIEVSQAAMVAAY